Genomic DNA from Nonomuraea rubra:
GCAAGGTCGTCGTCTTCCGACTCGGATGAACCGCCACATCCGATCTGAATCGAACTGAAACAGGAGGTCAATGCCATGCTGCTTGAAGGCAAGGTCGCCATCGTCACGGGAGCCGCCCGCGGACAGGGCGCGTCTCACGCGAGACACCTCGCGGAAGAGGGAGCGTACGTGCTCCTCACCGACATCCTGGACGACCAGGGCAAGGCAGCGGCGCAGGAGCTCCGGGACAAGGGTCACGGCGCCGGCTACGCACGGTTGGACGTGCGGGACAGCGCAGCGTGGAACGAGGTCGTCACGGAGCTCGTCGACGACAAGGGCTCGCTCGACATCCTGGTCAACAACGCCGGCGTCTGCGAGGTGTCGGCGGTGGAGGAGTGCTCCGACGAGGAGTGGGCGTTGATCATGGAGACCAACGCGGCCGGCATCCTGCGGGGTTGCCGCACGGCGATTCCCGCGATGAAGGCGACGGGCGGTGGTGTGATCGTGAACACCTCCTCGGTCCAGGCCCTCAAGGGCAGCTGGGGGTACGCCGCGTACCAGGCGAGCAAGGCCGCCGTGCTGGGACTGACACGATCGATGGCCATCACCTACGCCAAGGAGAACATCCGCGTCAACGCCATCGCCCCGTCAGCGGTGAACACGGCGATGCTGGAGCACGAGAAGGCGCACTTCGCCACGAACGAGTACTTCGACTTCGACACCTGGTTGTGGTCCCAGCCGATCAGCCGCGTCGCGGAGCCGGAGGAGGTGTCGAAGCTCGTGGTGTTCCTCGCCTCCGACCTCTCCGCCTACTGCACCGGCGGGGTGTTCCCCGTCGACGGCGGCCTCTCCGCCGGCTGACCGATGAGGGCGACCGGCCGGCACGCCTGTGCTGGCAGGTCGTTCCAAGCGGGTGGCGCTCGTGCTCAATGCCTCGGGCGGCCGACATGACAGGGTCGGATCTCCGAGGCTGCCCGCCTGCCACCCACCCCATGAAGCACGGCAACGTCATTCAACGAAGGAGGAGTCATGAACGACCCGATCATCGCGACCGGCCTGCCTGATGAGACCGCTCAGGAGTCCGACGTGCTCACCGAGGACATGCTGCTCGAAGACGTGTCGATCGATGGCATGTGCGGCGTCTACTAGCCAAGATCGGAACACGCGATGACAAGCTTGCTGAATGACGCATGGGAGCTTTCTCCCAATGTGGCATTGCGGCCGGAACCCTTCGGCGCGCTGGCCTACCACTTCGGCAACCGGCGTCTGTCCTTCATGAAACGCCCGGAGCTGGTCTCCGTCGTCCGCGCGCTCGCCGGCCTGCCCGACGCTCGTACCGCGCTGGTCCTGGCGGGGGTGTCCCCGGAGCAGTGGCCCGCCTACTCCTCC
This window encodes:
- the mftA gene encoding mycofactocin precursor MftA (Mycofactocin is a small molecule electron carrier derived from the final two amino acids, Val-Tyr, of MftA, the mycofactocin precursor. It plays a role in redox homeostasis and the metabolism of alcohols and aldehydes in Actinobacteria, including Mycobacterium tuberculosis.) — protein: MNDPIIATGLPDETAQESDVLTEDMLLEDVSIDGMCGVY
- a CDS encoding SDR family NAD(P)-dependent oxidoreductase, which produces MLLEGKVAIVTGAARGQGASHARHLAEEGAYVLLTDILDDQGKAAAQELRDKGHGAGYARLDVRDSAAWNEVVTELVDDKGSLDILVNNAGVCEVSAVEECSDEEWALIMETNAAGILRGCRTAIPAMKATGGGVIVNTSSVQALKGSWGYAAYQASKAAVLGLTRSMAITYAKENIRVNAIAPSAVNTAMLEHEKAHFATNEYFDFDTWLWSQPISRVAEPEEVSKLVVFLASDLSAYCTGGVFPVDGGLSAG